A stretch of Mastacembelus armatus chromosome 1, fMasArm1.2, whole genome shotgun sequence DNA encodes these proteins:
- the mab21l2 gene encoding protein mab-21-like 2, translating to MIATQAKLVYQLNKYYNERCQARKAAIAKTIREVCKVVSDVLKEVEVQEPRFISSLSEIDARYEGLEVISPNEFEVVLYLNQMGVFNFVDDGSLPGCAVLKLSDGRKRSMSLWVEFITASGYLSARKIRSRFQTLVAQAVDKCSYRDVVKMVADTSEVKLRIRERYVVQITPAFKCTGIWPRSAAQWPMPHIPWPGPNRVAEVKAEGFNLLSKECYSLTGKQSSAESDAWVLQFSEAENRLLMAGCRKKCLSILKTLRDRHLELPGQPLNNYHMKTLLLYECEKHPRETDWDESCLGDRLNGILLQLISCLQCRRCPHYFLPNLDLFQGKPHSALEAAAKQTWRLAREILTNAKSLDKL from the coding sequence ATGATTGCGACGCAGGCAAAGCTGGTTTACCAGCTAAACAAATATTACAACGAAAGATGCCAAGCTCGCAAAGCGGCCATTGCGAAGACTATAAGGGAGGTGTGTAAAGTGGTTTCGGATGTCCTGAAAGAGGTGGAAGTGCAGGAGCCCCGGTTTATCAGCTCCCTAAGTGAGATAGATGCGCGCTACGAGGGGTTGGAGGTCATCTCCCCCAATGAGTTTGAGGTGGTGCTTTACCTCAACCAAATGGGGGTGTTCAACTTTGTTGACGACGGCTCCTTGCCCGGCTGTGCGGTGCTAAAGCTGAGTGATGGCCGTAAAAGGAGCATGTCGCTGTGGGTCGAGTTCATCACAGCCTCGGGCTACCTCTCAGCCAGAAAGATCCGCTCCAGGTTTCAGACTCTGGTGGCACAGGCCGTGGACAAATGCAGCTACCGCGACGTGGTTAAGATGGTAGCGGACACCAGCGAGGTCAAACTACGGATCAGGGAGAGGTACGTGGTGCAGATCACCCCCGCGTTTAAGTGCACGGGGATTTGGCCTAGAAGTGCAGCCCAGTGGCCCATGCCTCACATCCCCTGGCCCGGCCCTAACCGGGTAGCAGAAGTCAAAGCCGAGGGGTTTAACCTCCTCTCCAAAGAGTGCTACTCCTTAACGGGGAAGCAGAGCTCAGCTGAGAGCGACGCCTGGGTCCTGCAGTTCAGTGAGGCCGAGAACAGGCTGCTGATGGCCGGCTGCAGGAAGAAGTGTCTGTCCATCCTGAAGACTCTGAGGGACCGTCACCTGGAGCTACCGGGACAGCCGCTCAACAACTACCACATGAAGACGCTGCTGCTGTACGAGTGCGAGAAACACCCGAGAGAGACCGACTGGGACGAGTCTTGCCTCGGAGACCGACTGAACGGcatcctgctgcagctcatATCCTGCCTGCAGTGCCGCAGATGTCCCCACTACTTCTTGCCAAACTTGGACTTGTTTCAGGGAAAGCCTCACTCGGCCCTGGAGGCTGCTGCTAAGCAGACGTGGAGACTAGCGAGGGAAATCCTCACCAACGCTAAAAGTTTGGACAAATTATAA